From Spiroplasma eriocheiris, the proteins below share one genomic window:
- the atpA gene encoding F0F1 ATP synthase subunit alpha yields the protein MALNINEISEVIKKQIKDYGKKIEIHEEGTVVTVGDGISLIDGLDNAMMGELLIFPHDIYGMVLNLEEGAVGAVLMGDDSLIKEGDQVRRSNRIVETPVGDPLLGRVVNALGQPIDGKGPLKTTKTRPVERIAPGVMTRKSVDQPMETGIMTIDSMIPIGKGQRELIIGDRQTGKTAIAIDTILNQKGKNVKCIYVAIGQKASTVAQIVEKLRAAGAMDYTTIVSATASELAPLQYLAPYTGVTIGEEWMESGEDVLIIYDDLSKHAVAYRTMALLLHRPPGREAYPGDVFYLHSRLLERACRLNKEYGGGSITALPIIETQAGDISAYIPTNVISITDGQIFLNSDQFNAGVRPAVDAGLSVSRVGSSAQIKAMKQVSGSLKLELAQYRELQAFAQFGSDLDDATKSVLEHGKRVVEILKQKQYSPLSQIDQAIVLLSVNKKRTKWIPIEQIKEFKDEIIEHFHTSAKALRDELETKKAFDDELMQKIDHEIIKVVKKVVDKIADYKPETYGLASEWEKLGK from the coding sequence GTGGCTTTAAATATAAATGAGATTTCAGAAGTTATTAAAAAGCAAATAAAAGACTATGGTAAAAAAATTGAAATCCACGAAGAAGGAACTGTTGTCACAGTTGGAGATGGAATTTCATTAATTGATGGTTTAGATAATGCAATGATGGGTGAGTTATTAATTTTTCCCCATGACATTTACGGAATGGTTTTAAACTTAGAAGAAGGCGCTGTCGGAGCGGTTTTAATGGGAGATGATTCTTTAATTAAAGAAGGAGACCAAGTTCGTCGTTCGAACCGGATTGTTGAAACACCAGTGGGTGATCCCCTTTTAGGAAGAGTTGTTAACGCGTTAGGACAACCAATTGATGGGAAAGGACCGTTAAAAACAACGAAAACAAGACCAGTTGAAAGAATTGCCCCCGGAGTTATGACCAGAAAATCAGTTGACCAACCAATGGAAACCGGAATTATGACAATCGACTCAATGATTCCGATTGGAAAAGGACAACGGGAATTAATTATTGGTGATCGTCAAACGGGGAAAACAGCGATTGCCATTGATACCATTCTTAACCAAAAGGGTAAAAATGTTAAATGTATTTATGTAGCAATTGGGCAAAAAGCATCAACAGTGGCCCAAATTGTGGAAAAATTACGTGCGGCTGGAGCAATGGATTATACAACAATTGTCTCTGCGACAGCAAGTGAACTAGCACCATTGCAGTATTTAGCACCATATACTGGGGTTACCATCGGTGAAGAATGAATGGAATCCGGAGAAGATGTTTTAATTATCTATGATGATTTATCAAAACATGCGGTTGCCTATCGAACAATGGCGTTGTTATTACACCGCCCACCTGGTCGGGAAGCTTACCCCGGGGATGTTTTCTACTTACACAGTAGATTATTAGAACGTGCTTGTCGGTTAAATAAAGAGTATGGAGGAGGAAGTATTACTGCCTTACCTATTATTGAAACACAAGCGGGTGATATTTCTGCTTATATTCCAACTAATGTTATTTCAATTACTGATGGACAAATTTTCTTAAATTCTGACCAATTTAACGCTGGGGTTCGTCCCGCGGTTGATGCTGGATTATCTGTGTCACGGGTAGGATCATCTGCGCAAATTAAAGCGATGAAACAAGTTTCAGGTTCATTAAAACTAGAGCTAGCACAATACCGTGAATTACAAGCTTTTGCTCAATTTGGATCAGACTTAGATGATGCAACAAAATCAGTCTTAGAACATGGGAAACGTGTTGTGGAAATTTTAAAACAAAAACAATATTCACCATTATCACAAATTGACCAAGCAATCGTGTTGTTATCAGTTAATAAAAAACGAACAAAATGAATTCCAATTGAACAAATTAAAGAATTTAAAGATGAAATTATTGAACATTTCCATACATCAGCAAAAGCCTTGCGTGATGAATTAGAAACTAAAAAAGCATTTGATGATGAGTTAATGCAAAAAATTGACCACGAAATTATTAAAGTTGTCAAAAAAGTTGTTGACAAAATTGCTGATTACAAACCAGAAACTTATGGATTAGCTTCGGAATGAGAAAAGCTAGGAAAGTAA
- the atpG gene encoding ATP synthase F1 subunit gamma produces MAVGSDLKKQITSINSISKITKAMELVATAKLKKVGKRISDSKPYFAEVYTVFNDIIGKADNSIYQAPANPKPNKKTCWLIVNSNLGLAGGYNINVNKLVMKEIKHTDHIIAIGSKAESFYKNKNFSLASVHKEVDINFSYDDARELASELLSGFNNGQYDEIKIAYTKFINNVTFEPTILQLLPIAKNSQQEVEKNDNVITEFEPDPATILASAVPMYLNAIIFSAIVESQVSEQASRRTAMENATDNASDMLEKLSLEYNRKRQAAITQEISEIVAGASAQES; encoded by the coding sequence ATGGCTGTTGGTAGTGATTTAAAAAAACAAATAACTTCAATTAACTCAATCTCAAAAATTACCAAGGCGATGGAATTAGTGGCTACGGCAAAATTAAAAAAAGTTGGGAAACGCATTAGTGATTCCAAACCTTACTTTGCTGAAGTTTATACTGTTTTTAACGATATTATTGGGAAAGCAGATAATTCAATTTATCAAGCACCAGCTAATCCCAAACCAAACAAAAAAACTTGTTGGTTAATTGTTAATTCTAACTTAGGATTAGCGGGGGGATATAATATCAATGTTAATAAACTAGTAATGAAAGAAATCAAACATACTGATCACATTATTGCGATTGGTTCGAAAGCAGAATCATTTTATAAAAATAAAAATTTTAGTCTAGCTTCTGTTCATAAAGAAGTTGACATTAATTTTTCTTATGATGATGCTCGTGAATTAGCGTCCGAATTATTATCGGGGTTTAATAATGGCCAGTATGATGAAATTAAAATTGCTTATACAAAATTTATTAATAATGTTACTTTTGAACCAACTATTTTGCAGTTGTTACCGATTGCTAAAAATAGTCAACAGGAAGTTGAAAAAAATGATAATGTTATTACTGAATTTGAACCGGATCCGGCCACAATTTTAGCAAGTGCCGTCCCAATGTATTTAAACGCAATTATTTTTTCGGCAATTGTCGAATCACAAGTGTCGGAACAAGCTTCGCGCCGAACAGCAATGGAAAATGCAACTGATAATGCTAGTGATATGTTAGAAAAACTATCATTAGAATATAACCGTAAACGCCAAGCAGCAATTACCCAAGAAATTTCAGAAATTGTTGCCGGAGCAAGTGCCCAAGAAAGTTAA
- the atpD gene encoding F0F1 ATP synthase subunit beta → MDKNGKVVQVLGPVVDIRFPEEYLPKLYNAINVDNNGTKLVLEVVQHIGDDIVRTIALGPTEGMVRGMEADDSGAPISVPVGEEVLGRMFNVLGDPIDEKPAPKTKVKRPIHRQAPSYEEQQTTAEILETGIKVVDLLVPFAKGGKIGLFGGAGVGKTVLVQELINNVAKAHGGISVFAGVGERTREGNDLYYEMIEAGVIDKTALVFGQMNETPGARMRVALTGLTIAEYFRDDKNQDVLLFIDNIFRFTQAGSEVSALLGRMPSAVGYQPTLATEMGALQERITSTKKGSITSVQAVYVPADDLTDPAPATTFTHLDAKVVLDREIAALGIYPAVDPLGSSSRLLDPQVVGDEHYDTARGVQETLQKFKELQSIIAILGMDELSDEDKLAVSRARKIRNFLSQPFFVAEKFSGKEGKYVPVSETIRAFKEILSGKHDNLPEQAFLYVGTIDEAVKAADQMKS, encoded by the coding sequence ATGGATAAAAATGGAAAAGTAGTACAGGTTTTAGGACCTGTTGTAGATATTCGCTTTCCCGAAGAATATTTACCAAAATTATATAATGCCATTAATGTTGATAATAATGGTACAAAATTAGTGTTAGAAGTTGTTCAACATATTGGTGATGATATTGTTCGAACAATTGCCTTGGGACCAACCGAAGGAATGGTCCGTGGGATGGAAGCTGACGATAGTGGAGCGCCAATCTCAGTCCCTGTTGGAGAAGAAGTATTAGGAAGAATGTTTAATGTGCTGGGCGATCCAATTGATGAAAAACCAGCGCCTAAAACAAAAGTTAAACGACCAATCCATCGCCAAGCCCCAAGTTATGAAGAACAACAAACAACAGCCGAAATTTTAGAAACTGGAATTAAAGTTGTTGATTTATTAGTACCCTTTGCCAAGGGAGGAAAAATTGGTTTATTTGGAGGAGCCGGGGTTGGGAAAACCGTGCTAGTTCAAGAGTTAATTAATAACGTGGCCAAAGCCCATGGGGGGATTTCAGTTTTTGCCGGAGTTGGGGAACGAACTCGGGAAGGAAATGACCTTTACTACGAAATGATTGAAGCTGGTGTTATTGATAAAACCGCTTTAGTGTTCGGACAGATGAATGAAACTCCCGGTGCTCGTATGCGTGTGGCGTTGACGGGATTAACAATTGCTGAATATTTCCGCGATGATAAAAACCAAGATGTTTTATTATTTATTGATAATATCTTTCGTTTTACCCAAGCAGGATCTGAGGTATCAGCGCTATTAGGAAGGATGCCATCAGCTGTTGGATACCAACCAACTTTAGCAACAGAAATGGGAGCTTTACAAGAACGAATTACTTCTACTAAAAAAGGAAGTATTACTTCCGTGCAAGCTGTTTATGTGCCAGCCGATGACTTAACGGACCCTGCTCCCGCCACAACTTTTACCCACTTGGATGCGAAAGTTGTCCTAGACCGGGAAATTGCGGCGTTAGGAATTTACCCCGCGGTGGATCCGTTAGGAAGTTCTTCACGGCTATTAGATCCCCAAGTTGTTGGTGATGAACATTATGACACCGCGCGGGGAGTTCAGGAAACCCTTCAAAAATTTAAAGAATTACAATCAATTATTGCAATTTTAGGGATGGATGAATTATCTGATGAAGATAAATTAGCTGTTTCGCGAGCACGTAAAATTCGTAACTTTTTATCACAACCATTCTTTGTGGCTGAAAAATTCTCAGGAAAAGAAGGAAAGTATGTACCGGTTAGTGAAACAATTCGTGCTTTTAAAGAAATTTTAAGTGGAAAACACGATAACTTACCAGAACAAGCATTCTTATATGTTGGAACAATTGACGAAGCTGTGAAAGCAGCCGATCAAATGAAAAGCTAG
- a CDS encoding FoF1 ATP synthase subunit delta/epsilon: MINKTNLKIITPKGVMVEQPVDIVTVKTITGYMGVLHGHIPLVSTIVPSEMYYRVYNKQYKLSINGGILQVDQEFVKILADEVNFLDKQGS, translated from the coding sequence ATGATTAATAAAACAAACTTAAAAATTATTACTCCCAAGGGAGTCATGGTTGAACAACCCGTTGACATAGTAACCGTGAAAACAATTACTGGTTATATGGGAGTTCTCCATGGTCATATTCCCTTAGTATCAACAATTGTTCCTTCGGAAATGTATTATCGTGTTTATAATAAACAATATAAACTAAGTATTAACGGTGGAATTTTACAAGTTGATCAGGAATTTGTTAAAATCTTAGCTGATGAAGTTAACTTTCTTGATAAACAAGGTTCATAA
- a CDS encoding lipoprotein: MKKFLSILGAVGLTVSGASSVIACNTHKSNTPNPEPSKDKRIITKLSSWTNLRPLLFDSKDYQSLTADNLVNTIANQLPLDETNKVVVKDGTFTNINITDGKVTNGTVTVSVLRNDKPIVDSTSGKSEFKVYFQTNQVKNARELATEINQKAPNSLTKLSEVKINFNGTQLPLGMILNLIPSFVKLSDLPTKIPTSFDATDPDQKKWNDFVDKIKALAGEIWEKPFNESFELTDGINLTVAGKLGEIVNAIAPDLIHFHNFLVEQDAKKHDNLALLLVQYLFETPGDINGDGFSGINKDKIDIKSNLDNLLCDLLQPWQNANNEKYSVASPLQLKILGFLSIKWDTGVVKLKDLNVDNILRTLITDLMNHDVTQPIKVTINVPIKGEITFDLNLNSIIGDSIMSPMLKNSGYDSSIVDSNNLQMLAGTLNFEIQKDGSDTWTTTSSIDDILSSDVKNIRMKVTGMQFKVIAKDDANANFTTDSNLDTEFDIDLSSANLV, encoded by the coding sequence ATGAAAAAATTTTTATCAATTTTAGGAGCAGTAGGATTAACAGTATCAGGAGCATCAAGCGTGATTGCTTGTAATACGCATAAAAGTAATACCCCTAATCCCGAACCTTCAAAAGACAAACGTATTATTACAAAACTAAGTTCATGAACAAATTTAAGACCATTATTATTTGATTCAAAAGATTATCAAAGTTTAACCGCTGATAATTTAGTGAACACCATTGCTAACCAATTGCCATTAGATGAAACTAACAAAGTAGTTGTGAAAGATGGTACTTTTACTAATATTAACATTACCGATGGAAAAGTAACCAATGGTACTGTCACAGTATCAGTTTTACGAAATGATAAACCAATTGTAGATTCTACTTCTGGAAAAAGTGAATTTAAAGTTTATTTCCAAACTAACCAAGTTAAAAATGCAAGAGAATTAGCAACTGAAATTAACCAAAAAGCACCCAATTCATTGACAAAATTATCCGAAGTTAAAATTAATTTTAACGGAACCCAATTACCATTAGGAATGATTCTTAACTTAATTCCGAGTTTTGTTAAGTTATCGGATTTGCCAACTAAAATTCCAACTTCGTTTGATGCTACCGATCCTGACCAAAAGAAATGAAATGATTTTGTTGATAAAATTAAAGCATTAGCTGGAGAAATTTGAGAAAAACCTTTTAATGAGAGTTTTGAATTAACAGATGGAATTAACCTTACGGTTGCTGGTAAACTTGGCGAAATTGTAAATGCTATTGCTCCTGATTTAATTCATTTCCACAACTTTTTAGTTGAACAAGATGCAAAAAAACATGATAATTTGGCATTATTATTAGTTCAATACTTATTTGAAACCCCAGGAGACATTAATGGTGATGGTTTTTCGGGCATAAATAAAGATAAAATAGATATTAAATCTAATTTAGATAATTTACTATGTGATCTTTTACAACCTTGACAAAATGCTAATAATGAAAAATATAGTGTCGCAAGTCCCTTACAATTAAAAATTCTAGGTTTCCTAAGCATTAAATGAGATACGGGAGTAGTTAAATTAAAAGATTTAAATGTTGATAATATTTTAAGAACGTTAATTACTGATTTAATGAATCATGATGTTACACAACCTATTAAAGTTACTATCAATGTTCCAATTAAAGGAGAGATTACTTTTGATTTGAACCTTAATAGTATAATTGGTGATAGTATTATGTCTCCAATGTTAAAAAATAGTGGTTATGATAGTTCAATAGTTGATAGTAATAATTTGCAAATGTTAGCTGGAACTCTTAATTTTGAAATTCAAAAAGATGGTAGTGACACATGAACTACTACATCATCAATTGATGATATTTTAAGTAGTGATGTTAAAAATATTAGAATGAAAGTGACGGGAATGCAATTTAAAGTAATTGCCAAAGATGATGCCAATGCTAATTTTACTACCGATTCTAATCTAGATACTGAATTTGATATTGACTTATCATCAGCAAATTTGGTATAA
- a CDS encoding lipoprotein — protein MKKLLSILGALGLTTTGVSSVVGCHPHKVAPQPDPAPATKDDKIINKIESWSQASPLLVNSKNFRNLTAQDVEKTISNQLPIDQTYQIKIKDGSFHDVKVDNNQLTDGTVTISILHNNKILVDKQKQLSEFNIKFATQEISDTEKLVNDLNQKTPGSVENISDFQINFGGTSLPLKLIMNLLPSLVKFNNLPTKIPTTFNQNDPV, from the coding sequence ATGAAAAAACTTTTATCAATTTTAGGAGCCCTTGGTTTAACAACAACCGGTGTTTCTTCAGTTGTAGGATGCCATCCGCACAAGGTTGCACCGCAACCAGATCCCGCTCCGGCAACAAAGGATGACAAAATTATTAATAAAATAGAATCTTGGTCACAAGCTAGCCCATTATTAGTAAATTCAAAAAACTTTCGTAATTTAACAGCCCAGGATGTTGAAAAAACAATTAGTAATCAATTACCAATTGATCAAACTTACCAAATAAAAATTAAAGATGGTAGTTTTCATGATGTTAAAGTTGATAATAACCAATTAACAGATGGAACAGTTACTATTTCAATTTTACATAATAATAAAATTCTAGTTGATAAACAAAAACAACTATCAGAATTTAATATTAAATTTGCAACCCAGGAAATTAGTGATACCGAAAAATTAGTAAATGATTTAAACCAAAAAACTCCTGGTTCAGTTGAGAATATTTCTGATTTTCAAATTAATTTTGGGGGAACAAGTTTACCATTAAAATTAATTATGAATTTATTGCCTAGTTTAGTTAAATTTAATAATTTACCAACAAAAATTCCAACAACCTTTAATCAGAATGACCCTGTTTAA
- a CDS encoding Cof-type HAD-IIB family hydrolase — MAVKLIVCDIDGTLVTDKTKTIPPENKTALLAAQDQGILVTIASGRVPSGLAEFAQELEITKNCKYVIGGNGGAVMNLQTGEYVYDEMVSYEDTLWAMAIVKEMGNDFYLAPLDEKMAYVSSERVIAEDIFLFRHTKNIPVILDWNAIPQMRKVVISCSDQAGQQWLRRKVAKNHNLRVEVTGYGYIEIMPKNVNKWNGILKLIVALKTNEGIKINKDEIMCFGDQMNDYEMIKNAKYGIALANATSELKAVAKDVTKKDNNHAGVADYLYDHLLTRKEG; from the coding sequence ATGGCAGTTAAATTGATAGTTTGTGATATTGATGGGACCTTAGTAACTGATAAAACAAAAACAATTCCTCCGGAAAATAAAACCGCCTTATTAGCAGCCCAAGACCAAGGAATTTTGGTAACAATTGCTTCAGGAAGAGTTCCGAGTGGGTTAGCGGAATTTGCCCAGGAATTAGAAATCACAAAAAACTGTAAGTATGTTATTGGCGGTAATGGGGGCGCAGTAATGAATTTACAAACTGGAGAGTATGTTTATGATGAAATGGTCTCTTATGAAGATACATTATGAGCAATGGCAATTGTGAAAGAAATGGGGAACGATTTTTATTTGGCGCCATTAGATGAAAAAATGGCATATGTTTCAAGTGAGCGTGTTATTGCAGAAGATATTTTTTTATTTCGCCATACTAAAAACATTCCAGTAATTTTAGATTGAAACGCGATTCCCCAAATGCGCAAAGTTGTAATTTCATGTAGTGATCAAGCAGGCCAACAATGATTGCGCCGCAAGGTTGCTAAAAACCATAACCTTCGTGTAGAAGTAACTGGATATGGTTATATTGAGATTATGCCCAAGAATGTTAATAAATGAAATGGAATTTTAAAACTAATTGTTGCTTTAAAAACTAATGAAGGTATTAAAATTAATAAAGATGAAATTATGTGTTTTGGGGACCAAATGAATGATTATGAAATGATTAAAAATGCTAAATATGGTATTGCATTAGCAAATGCGACAAGTGAGTTAAAAGCAGTTGCGAAGGATGTTACGAAAAAAGATAATAATCATGCTGGGGTTGCCGATTATTTATATGATCATTTATTAACTAGAAAAGAGGGTTAA
- a CDS encoding Cof-type HAD-IIB family hydrolase produces MLKINKDEIKLIVCDIDGTLITDNKELLPEVKATLLDLQATGVFVSIASGRMPLGFIEYAEELKIKDYGNYVIGANGAVVMNLTTRKNEYSNQMKVPVVQQVTSILLNNNCAFALSYAQDKVLHVAGKHLLAEKLTPGAFLDGMEMVAEFDFNNLQETNKIVVRANSVAEFEQAYQELQTITAINIERLSPTTCDIVNADCNKGTGIAHLIKLLNVHHHLAIKPQNVLYFGDNNNDIAALKYVKYGIAMSHAPSSVLAVAYDTTISNNQAGVSWYLNKLTQQNY; encoded by the coding sequence ATGCTGAAAATTAATAAAGATGAAATTAAATTAATAGTTTGTGATATTGATGGAACTTTAATTACAGATAATAAAGAGTTATTACCTGAAGTTAAAGCAACATTACTTGATCTGCAAGCAACAGGAGTGTTTGTTTCAATTGCTTCAGGACGGATGCCCCTTGGTTTTATTGAATATGCTGAGGAGTTAAAAATTAAAGATTATGGCAACTATGTAATTGGTGCCAATGGGGCTGTGGTCATGAATTTGACAACAAGAAAAAATGAATATTCTAACCAAATGAAAGTTCCAGTGGTGCAACAGGTTACCTCAATTTTATTAAATAATAATTGTGCCTTTGCGTTGTCATATGCTCAAGATAAGGTTCTGCATGTTGCTGGTAAACACTTATTAGCTGAAAAATTAACTCCTGGTGCCTTTTTAGATGGAATGGAAATGGTAGCAGAATTTGATTTTAACAATTTACAAGAAACTAATAAAATTGTAGTGAGAGCAAATAGTGTTGCAGAATTTGAACAAGCTTATCAAGAATTACAAACAATAACAGCAATTAATATTGAACGATTATCACCGACAACTTGTGATATTGTGAATGCTGATTGTAATAAGGGAACTGGAATTGCCCACTTAATTAAATTATTAAATGTTCACCATCATTTAGCAATCAAACCACAAAATGTGTTATATTTTGGTGATAATAATAATGATATTGCTGCGTTAAAATATGTTAAATATGGCATTGCAATGAGTCATGCTCCAAGTAGTGTCCTAGCAGTTGCTTATGACACCACAATTAGTAACAATCAAGCCGGAGTTAGCTGGTATTTAAATAAGTTGACACAACAAAATTATTAA
- the secG gene encoding preprotein translocase subunit SecG yields MSVPTMVLLALDRETSNTIIYAFEIVALILSIIMIIIGLLQNKKAQTGLSALNGGNDELFANSKERGLDRTLSIAMLSFGSGLLIITLIICLLTNVLL; encoded by the coding sequence ATGAGTGTACCTACCATGGTGCTGTTAGCCCTTGATCGCGAGACAAGCAATACAATTATATATGCCTTTGAAATAGTTGCTTTAATTTTATCAATTATTATGATTATTATTGGCCTATTGCAAAACAAAAAAGCCCAGACTGGTTTAAGTGCTTTAAATGGGGGAAACGATGAACTTTTTGCTAATAGTAAAGAGCGTGGTTTAGATCGCACCTTGTCAATTGCTATGTTGAGTTTTGGAAGTGGACTTCTAATTATTACTTTAATCATTTGTTTATTAACTAATGTTTTACTATAA
- the rnr gene encoding ribonuclease R produces the protein MQNKIIEILRAKNKPLDTIELTTLLKIDNLEDNKQMLKILVELENQNIIAVNSNHKFYYLNPKIYLQGVISINKKGFGFVKINNSQEEYYVHQKDLNNALDGDQVIFVLKSKSPNNGKKVEARIVKIIKRNLEYIMGVVKKNKNNKKYLEVLNNKLQQYKAEILNLKAALENTVVKAAIIKANSNSNTMQVKILEVIGNVNQPGVDILTVLHEFNIKVKFDNETLQEANQIAPSVSLHDPLLFTTRKDLRDELLVTIDGNDSKDFDDAICVTENQDGTYRLLVAIADVAHYVTANSFLDKEAFARECSVYLIDRVVPMLPERLSNGICSLNPHEIRLVMCCEMIIDKKGEVIGSSIFEGVMESKARLTYENVNKLFKGEPTTIAPEISNMLYQARRLYKVLLAKKNHDGVVDFDLDEPKFITNKEGKIIDIVNRPRDEAEKLIEQFMIRANETVAETVFWMDLPFIYRVHDQPKEKKLRELYTQLSLMGLNIKGKLENIHSKDIQQVLDKLRDQENFKVISALFLRSMEKAKYSAVNDGHFGLASKCYTHFTSPIRRYPDLIVHRLLKEYLINNKINAKVIEENREFTLLASEQSSNCEVKAMECEREVDQMKEAEYMEDKVGMTFPGIISGVTAFGIFVQLENTIEGLVHISDLRDDFYIFDEKTLTLIGERKKQRLTLGKRVKIKVKKASKQLRQIDFTLIN, from the coding sequence ATGCAAAATAAAATCATTGAAATTTTAAGAGCAAAAAATAAGCCATTAGATACAATCGAATTAACAACTTTGTTAAAAATTGATAATTTAGAAGATAATAAACAAATGTTAAAAATATTAGTGGAGTTAGAAAATCAAAATATTATTGCCGTTAATAGCAATCATAAGTTTTACTATTTAAATCCTAAAATTTATTTGCAAGGCGTGATTAGTATTAATAAAAAAGGATTTGGATTTGTTAAAATCAATAATAGTCAAGAAGAGTATTATGTTCACCAGAAGGATTTAAATAATGCCTTAGATGGTGACCAGGTTATTTTTGTCCTGAAAAGTAAGTCTCCCAATAATGGTAAAAAAGTAGAAGCCCGGATTGTAAAAATTATTAAACGAAATTTAGAATATATTATGGGTGTTGTTAAAAAAAATAAAAATAACAAAAAATATTTAGAAGTTTTAAATAACAAACTTCAACAATACAAAGCCGAAATTTTAAATTTAAAAGCTGCCCTAGAAAATACAGTTGTTAAAGCTGCCATTATTAAAGCTAATAGTAATAGTAATACAATGCAAGTTAAAATCTTGGAAGTAATTGGAAACGTTAACCAACCAGGAGTTGATATTTTAACAGTTCTGCATGAATTTAATATTAAAGTAAAATTTGATAATGAAACTTTACAAGAAGCTAACCAAATTGCTCCTAGTGTTTCTTTGCATGATCCCCTGCTTTTTACGACACGTAAGGATTTACGAGATGAATTATTAGTAACGATTGATGGTAATGATTCAAAAGATTTTGATGATGCTATTTGTGTTACGGAAAATCAGGATGGAACTTACCGTTTATTAGTGGCAATTGCGGATGTGGCGCATTATGTCACCGCAAACTCTTTTTTAGATAAAGAGGCTTTTGCCCGTGAGTGTTCGGTCTATTTAATTGACCGGGTAGTTCCAATGTTACCAGAACGATTAAGTAATGGGATCTGTTCATTAAATCCCCATGAAATTCGGCTAGTAATGTGTTGTGAAATGATTATCGATAAAAAAGGGGAAGTTATCGGTTCGAGTATTTTTGAAGGAGTAATGGAATCAAAAGCGCGGTTAACATATGAAAATGTAAATAAGTTATTTAAGGGTGAACCAACTACAATTGCCCCCGAAATTAGTAACATGTTATACCAAGCCAGAAGATTATATAAAGTTTTGTTAGCCAAAAAAAACCATGATGGGGTAGTTGATTTTGATTTAGATGAACCAAAATTTATTACTAATAAAGAGGGCAAAATTATTGATATTGTTAACCGCCCTCGTGATGAAGCAGAGAAGTTAATTGAACAATTCATGATTAGAGCCAATGAAACAGTGGCGGAAACTGTTTTTTGAATGGACTTGCCTTTTATTTACCGGGTACATGACCAACCAAAAGAAAAGAAATTGCGGGAACTATACACTCAATTATCTCTAATGGGGTTAAATATTAAAGGAAAACTAGAAAATATTCACTCCAAAGATATTCAACAAGTTTTAGATAAATTACGAGACCAAGAAAACTTTAAGGTTATTTCAGCCTTATTTTTAAGAAGTATGGAAAAAGCAAAGTATAGTGCCGTGAATGATGGCCATTTTGGATTAGCCTCAAAATGCTATACTCATTTTACATCACCAATCCGCCGCTACCCTGATTTAATTGTGCACCGTCTATTAAAAGAATATTTAATTAATAATAAAATTAATGCAAAAGTTATTGAAGAAAATCGAGAATTTACATTATTAGCGAGCGAGCAATCTTCTAATTGCGAAGTTAAAGCAATGGAGTGTGAACGTGAAGTGGACCAAATGAAAGAAGCGGAGTATATGGAGGACAAAGTGGGAATGACTTTTCCCGGGATTATTTCGGGGGTTACTGCCTTTGGAATTTTTGTCCAATTAGAAAACACCATTGAAGGTTTGGTTCATATTAGTGATTTACGCGACGATTTTTATATTTTTGATGAAA